A region of Wenzhouxiangella sp. XN24 DNA encodes the following proteins:
- a CDS encoding thrombospondin type 3 repeat-containing protein, whose protein sequence is MRNAFGGFVGCLIVAHPAIASPFDATPADNDRIAATQGSLIGAHIGSIGAGIAVPGWFGIGFEIAAMATDIGLKNTPPVFDAPGNLSQFPNAVRTGDLGGGPCVYRFNKTIRPGRDVLGDDYAAGVEDSFASIFLVPFDPLDRVYADLGQPYVYHPQADVRVRASNPYLAARGYPGYGAEDLRKLQQRPEFPAGRHWISWEATTSMNNILDIGLPAALIPIGVAAESYAAKKVAAAAAKRAARAAAGEAVGPASKPAAVFGAKVGLIAADLGLIATDISGLAAGAQWYEDTSINTASNRSGQMLTVWDTAVPFLRDTRTNEIEITEQTIELEATDFGGVRLGRVESQLRDMFEPIDPCGQLFNSVALSPSSRLFPIGGPEELEWEIRERNGGPYHSSTLLFPNNEREGDSLVTRLTQRISIVDTQAPILVPPAGFARYAADGLDLGVGDFPLGRPRVVDLADPSPAVTNDAPDMLPGPPDDADGVRYEITWDAIDDSGNSARAQSSNPDSFVQTVTLKRPGTNTVPSAMPLPAPADAITAAPVEIWLQGVDTDLIDGRVDPLRFEIGEYPQHGQFDAPLYPYFIEDFRLTPVGEREEGDNLTRTSPLKHLADEFRLTDPLSHGVFLNDRICNAPAGSVEEAEFGGLIPVNMVYEPSYVHVDDDGFYYVRDKYYVCGEDPKRNSDFRGELSPIPRISKWTETGELVGMTPLYVTDDPADNDGHLNDNVWPADRFSVDHNDRLWVEWEPILSTFGRTAIHYSYDNDLRDVQFHGTVSYNETEAIQGEGLRDVGSDGNTDLLFELIRDAINVRSLADIGEIGNSASVLGQLDVSEIEISTGGFFGGGDGAPEIGNDLAVDREGNVYVLDPGLNRIHKWLPTVPDGEGGWVFGDYVGWMGSCTANRTLDGTPTGVPYNACDVATGTSRGFACADAKCERAANTAGSAPGQFNAPSSIEIDPRNVLYVADTANLRVQRFGQDGTFAGEAKSTGTGVNQGDEPGFILGNMGAPKYLAVNSTSFFVMEPEAANGDYFLHVFKTLPFREVTDSRAKVIYVSDFNYQGADYFTYKVDDGIDSSEPVRIDVSVTRAFRPPEDLRVQCFATIDLDTEVPCELAEDTSIYVRLSASDPDGFISDFPDGLDSHTFEIIEEFTNGSRVLADPALERDNSITYLYRPDPDFHGTDALTFRVFDGEEYSEEDAVAELVVTPVPDPVVVEFDDNLRAARGFPSIVKADFSDVDDEPDQQASLAIFNWGDGTAASPATGWTGSGHEDLNGREIKPQIDFGRGRGMLLGSHDYDTTGVFTVSAVMDHAPVEGLPPVEYATTIGVFDVTVVGVALDAPAADISPDTPFPLVIRVENLEPSSWEGLVARDVSIAFDVPAGLQLAITDVRCTGTERIVCDLGNLLQGESTDISFGGLVTIEDARQEENYSLIIDIVDAGPKLTDENSATLSIAVADSDGDGTIDADDAFVDDPRYRSDTDGDGLADAWEEAFGFDPDVADDVTADSDGDGSTLLEEFANGSSPNRADIETAAPADRLESPDNTAEDRFGLAMAGGDLNQDGYDDLVIGASSYDSTGAVFIAWGTINGASPALDVLRPEAGSGYGTSVAVGDWDDNGYPDLAIAAQNLVLVHWNNGEILETPDRALTVQATGTPARITLSSTDLDGDGIADLLVNSFDGVSTTRLDVYGSQNDGLDAAPQSFSLSDGDWFGQAHGDVDGDGATDLVLGRSSTNLVRGYLAADNDWSAATGLVPSFDLVAPPGQGRFGHALASGSDVTGDGIDDLVVGAYAGGGYVNFYASESLYWTGNDTPTQTLVGSPASEPGNGTHGDQFGVSLALAHLDTDGLADLVVGANRAGPQDEGQVRILRGNAAGFIDEQLENGTTPFDLLGHNVFVPGDLDGNGVADIAGAASDVTTAQNPSPDGGYVQLWYHDFVPAVDGDDEDGDGVGLAVDNCPADPNTNQSDVDGDGVGDACDDDMDGDGLANEVDNCPLDSSLDQTDTDGDLDGDICDNDDDNDGVADAQDAFPLDPAWSADEDGDGMADAWETDNGLDPADASDATADLDGDGKSNLEEFETGSDVTVDDVAPELTVQANQVVESIGPWTQVTLDATASDAKDGALEPSADRHSPFRPGRHIVTWTATDAAGNSASAEQTVDVIPQAGFVGDTLLAAEGEQTEILVALNGDAVSYPVIVPYSLSGTATAGSDHTLVAGEVVIDASNVGVIAFETIADGVVETEETLVVTLGTPTNAVRASANRFELRIADGNLAPVPRIAIEQDGWRVTTVMQDGPPVTVSVDPVDPNSGDSHSFDWRASDNTLVPQEGYAQATFTFDPANVDEGVYRLAVDVTDDGNPAASARQVRYLRVVATSPAFVTGQDSDGDGIEDSDEGLRDSNDNGVSDYLDPEFVSHQVSARTGGLGLLQVADGYTIALGRVAFASGDDAMVSMMDVAEFGDDGAPAANGNDDRFGYASGIFDFQVSGLPAPGHLVRIVIPQSAPIPSDAVYRKFTAGQGWSTFESDALNNVASAPGAPGICPAPGSSAYTPGLARGHHCVQLTIEDGGPNDTDGTANRVVRNPGGVATLAEGTAVGAGPLDVPDKTVSAGDTGVIMLRFRLTSNTSDAMLDELTLEASGSGNDASDITAVTLWVDGNSDGVIGAGDSELGTGTFAADDGELSFTLATPYTLDAGDTDFIISYDF, encoded by the coding sequence CGGTATTGCTGTACCGGGGTGGTTCGGCATCGGCTTCGAGATCGCGGCAATGGCGACGGACATCGGGCTCAAGAACACGCCGCCGGTCTTCGACGCGCCGGGCAACTTAAGCCAGTTTCCGAATGCCGTCAGGACCGGCGACCTCGGCGGCGGGCCGTGCGTCTACCGCTTCAACAAAACAATCCGGCCGGGCCGCGATGTGCTGGGCGACGACTATGCCGCAGGCGTCGAGGACAGCTTCGCCAGCATCTTCCTTGTGCCGTTCGACCCGCTCGACCGCGTCTACGCGGATCTCGGCCAACCGTATGTCTACCACCCGCAGGCCGACGTTCGTGTCCGCGCCAGCAATCCCTATCTTGCTGCCCGTGGCTACCCGGGTTACGGGGCCGAGGACCTGCGCAAGCTCCAGCAGCGTCCCGAGTTTCCGGCGGGTCGGCACTGGATCTCGTGGGAGGCCACGACGTCGATGAACAACATACTCGATATCGGGCTGCCGGCGGCCCTGATCCCGATCGGCGTCGCCGCGGAAAGCTACGCGGCGAAAAAGGTCGCTGCGGCGGCGGCGAAGCGCGCGGCCCGGGCCGCCGCGGGAGAGGCCGTTGGCCCGGCCTCCAAGCCGGCCGCCGTCTTCGGCGCAAAGGTCGGGCTCATCGCCGCCGACCTGGGTTTGATCGCGACCGATATCTCCGGTCTTGCCGCGGGCGCTCAATGGTACGAGGACACGAGCATCAACACGGCCTCAAACCGCAGCGGCCAGATGCTGACGGTCTGGGACACAGCCGTACCTTTCCTGCGCGATACGCGGACCAACGAGATCGAGATAACCGAGCAGACAATCGAGCTCGAAGCGACGGATTTCGGCGGTGTCCGTCTTGGCCGCGTCGAGAGCCAGTTGCGGGACATGTTCGAGCCAATCGACCCCTGCGGCCAATTGTTTAACTCAGTAGCGCTGTCGCCGTCGTCGCGGCTGTTCCCGATCGGTGGTCCCGAAGAACTCGAGTGGGAGATCCGGGAGCGAAATGGCGGGCCCTACCACTCGAGCACGCTTCTTTTTCCGAACAATGAACGCGAAGGCGACAGCCTGGTGACTCGGCTGACGCAGCGCATCAGCATCGTTGATACCCAGGCGCCGATCCTGGTTCCGCCTGCAGGCTTTGCGCGTTACGCTGCGGACGGCCTCGATCTCGGTGTCGGCGACTTTCCGCTTGGCCGGCCACGCGTCGTCGATCTCGCCGATCCGAGCCCCGCCGTCACAAACGACGCACCCGACATGCTGCCCGGGCCGCCGGACGATGCTGACGGCGTGCGTTACGAGATAACTTGGGATGCGATCGACGACAGCGGTAATTCCGCGCGTGCCCAGTCGAGTAATCCGGACAGCTTCGTGCAGACCGTGACGCTGAAGCGTCCCGGCACGAATACCGTACCGAGCGCCATGCCGCTGCCGGCGCCGGCGGACGCCATCACCGCCGCACCGGTCGAGATCTGGCTGCAGGGTGTTGATACCGACCTGATCGACGGGCGCGTCGACCCGCTCCGGTTCGAGATTGGCGAGTACCCGCAGCATGGCCAGTTCGATGCACCGCTTTACCCCTATTTCATCGAGGATTTCCGGCTGACGCCGGTCGGCGAGCGAGAGGAGGGGGACAACCTGACACGCACCAGTCCGCTGAAGCACCTGGCCGACGAATTCCGCCTCACGGACCCGCTAAGCCACGGCGTGTTCCTCAACGACCGGATATGCAACGCCCCCGCCGGTTCCGTCGAGGAGGCCGAGTTCGGGGGGTTGATCCCCGTGAACATGGTCTACGAGCCGAGCTATGTGCACGTCGATGACGACGGCTTCTACTACGTCCGCGACAAGTACTATGTCTGCGGCGAGGACCCCAAACGCAATAGCGACTTCCGCGGGGAACTCTCGCCTATACCGAGAATCTCGAAGTGGACTGAAACCGGCGAACTCGTCGGCATGACCCCGCTATACGTGACCGACGACCCGGCCGACAACGACGGCCACCTGAACGACAACGTCTGGCCCGCTGACCGCTTTTCCGTCGACCACAACGACCGACTCTGGGTCGAATGGGAGCCGATTCTTTCGACATTCGGCCGCACGGCCATTCATTACAGTTATGACAACGATCTGCGCGATGTGCAATTCCACGGCACCGTCAGCTACAACGAGACGGAGGCCATCCAGGGCGAAGGCCTGCGCGATGTCGGGTCCGACGGCAACACGGACTTGCTGTTCGAACTCATTCGCGACGCGATCAACGTCCGCTCGCTGGCCGACATCGGCGAAATCGGCAACAGCGCCAGTGTGCTCGGGCAGCTCGATGTCAGCGAAATCGAGATCTCAACGGGAGGCTTTTTTGGGGGCGGCGATGGCGCGCCGGAAATCGGCAATGACCTCGCCGTCGACCGCGAAGGCAACGTCTACGTCCTCGATCCCGGCCTGAACCGCATCCACAAGTGGCTGCCGACCGTGCCCGATGGCGAGGGCGGCTGGGTTTTCGGTGACTACGTCGGCTGGATGGGCAGCTGTACGGCAAACAGGACGCTCGACGGTACGCCCACCGGCGTGCCCTACAACGCCTGCGACGTCGCCACCGGCACATCGCGCGGCTTCGCCTGCGCCGACGCGAAGTGCGAACGCGCGGCTAACACGGCGGGCAGCGCGCCCGGCCAGTTCAACGCGCCGTCCAGCATCGAAATCGATCCGCGCAACGTCCTCTATGTCGCCGACACGGCGAACCTGCGCGTGCAGCGCTTTGGCCAGGACGGCACCTTTGCCGGTGAAGCGAAATCAACCGGCACTGGCGTCAACCAGGGCGACGAGCCCGGCTTCATTCTCGGCAACATGGGTGCGCCAAAGTACCTGGCGGTCAATTCCACGTCATTTTTCGTCATGGAGCCCGAGGCCGCAAACGGCGATTATTTCTTGCACGTATTCAAGACGCTGCCGTTCCGCGAGGTTACCGACAGCCGCGCCAAGGTCATCTACGTTTCCGACTTCAATTACCAGGGCGCTGACTACTTCACCTACAAGGTTGATGACGGCATCGACTCAAGCGAGCCCGTTCGCATTGACGTATCGGTCACGCGCGCATTCCGCCCGCCAGAGGATCTTCGCGTCCAGTGTTTCGCGACCATCGACCTGGATACTGAAGTACCCTGCGAACTTGCCGAGGACACGTCTATCTACGTACGCCTGAGCGCGTCCGATCCCGACGGATTCATCAGCGATTTTCCCGACGGCCTCGACAGCCACACGTTCGAGATCATCGAGGAATTCACGAACGGCTCCCGCGTGCTCGCCGACCCGGCACTGGAGCGGGACAACTCGATCACTTACCTGTACAGGCCGGATCCTGACTTTCATGGCACGGACGCCCTGACCTTCCGGGTCTTCGATGGCGAGGAATATTCCGAGGAGGATGCTGTTGCCGAGCTCGTCGTCACGCCGGTGCCGGATCCGGTCGTCGTCGAGTTCGATGACAACCTGCGTGCAGCGCGCGGCTTCCCGTCCATCGTCAAGGCCGACTTCAGCGACGTGGACGACGAGCCCGACCAGCAGGCGTCGCTCGCGATCTTCAACTGGGGCGACGGCACCGCCGCGAGTCCCGCGACGGGTTGGACCGGTTCCGGCCACGAGGACCTGAACGGCCGTGAGATCAAGCCGCAGATCGATTTCGGCCGCGGCCGCGGCATGCTGCTCGGCAGCCACGATTACGATACGACCGGCGTGTTCACGGTCTCCGCCGTCATGGATCACGCGCCGGTCGAGGGTCTGCCGCCCGTCGAGTATGCAACGACCATCGGTGTCTTCGATGTGACCGTCGTCGGCGTCGCGCTGGACGCACCGGCCGCCGACATCTCACCCGACACGCCGTTCCCGCTGGTGATCAGGGTCGAGAACCTGGAGCCGTCGAGCTGGGAAGGGCTCGTGGCGCGCGACGTATCAATCGCCTTCGACGTGCCAGCGGGCCTGCAACTCGCTATTACCGATGTGCGCTGCACCGGCACTGAGCGCATCGTCTGCGATCTCGGCAATCTCCTGCAAGGCGAGTCAACTGACATCTCGTTCGGGGGCCTTGTGACGATCGAAGATGCGCGCCAGGAGGAGAATTACAGCCTGATTATCGACATCGTCGATGCCGGGCCAAAGCTCACCGACGAGAACAGCGCCACCTTGAGCATCGCCGTTGCCGACAGCGACGGCGATGGCACGATCGATGCCGATGATGCCTTTGTGGATGACCCGCGCTACCGGTCGGATACGGATGGCGACGGGCTCGCCGATGCGTGGGAAGAAGCCTTTGGCTTCGACCCCGACGTTGCGGACGATGTCACTGCCGACAGCGACGGCGACGGATCCACGCTACTGGAAGAATTCGCGAACGGCAGCTCCCCCAATCGCGCCGATATTGAGACGGCGGCGCCGGCCGACCGGCTCGAGTCGCCCGACAATACGGCCGAGGACCGCTTCGGTCTCGCGATGGCCGGTGGCGACCTGAACCAGGATGGCTACGACGACCTGGTGATTGGCGCGAGCAGCTATGATTCGACCGGCGCGGTGTTCATCGCCTGGGGTACGATAAACGGCGCAAGCCCGGCACTCGACGTGCTTCGGCCTGAGGCGGGATCGGGCTATGGCACATCCGTCGCCGTCGGTGACTGGGATGACAATGGCTACCCCGATCTCGCGATTGCAGCGCAAAACCTTGTCCTCGTGCACTGGAACAACGGCGAAATCCTCGAGACGCCCGACCGCGCCCTGACTGTCCAGGCCACGGGTACGCCTGCCCGGATAACGCTCTCGAGCACCGACCTCGACGGCGACGGAATTGCTGACCTTTTGGTCAACAGTTTTGACGGCGTCTCGACGACGCGGCTCGACGTGTACGGTTCTCAAAACGACGGACTCGACGCCGCGCCGCAATCGTTCTCGCTGTCCGACGGCGACTGGTTCGGCCAGGCGCACGGTGACGTCGACGGCGACGGTGCAACGGACCTCGTGCTTGGACGTTCGTCTACCAATCTTGTTCGCGGCTACCTGGCCGCGGACAACGACTGGAGTGCTGCGACCGGCCTCGTTCCCTCCTTCGATCTCGTTGCACCGCCAGGCCAGGGCCGCTTCGGCCACGCGCTTGCAAGCGGCAGCGATGTCACGGGGGACGGGATTGACGATCTCGTCGTCGGCGCCTACGCCGGCGGCGGCTATGTCAATTTCTACGCAAGCGAGAGCTTGTACTGGACCGGTAACGACACCCCGACGCAAACGCTGGTCGGGTCTCCTGCCTCAGAACCGGGCAACGGTACCCACGGTGACCAGTTCGGTGTCTCACTCGCCCTCGCTCATCTCGACACGGACGGCCTCGCTGACCTTGTCGTTGGAGCGAACCGGGCAGGGCCGCAGGACGAGGGCCAGGTGCGCATCCTGCGCGGCAATGCCGCGGGTTTCATTGATGAACAGCTCGAAAACGGCACGACGCCTTTCGACCTCCTGGGGCACAACGTATTCGTGCCGGGTGACCTGGATGGTAACGGCGTGGCGGACATCGCTGGTGCGGCATCGGATGTGACCACTGCCCAGAATCCGTCACCGGACGGTGGCTACGTCCAACTCTGGTACCACGATTTCGTCCCGGCCGTCGACGGGGACGACGAGGACGGCGACGGCGTCGGGCTCGCCGTGGACAACTGCCCGGCCGACCCCAATACGAACCAGTCCGACGTCGACGGTGACGGCGTGGGCGATGCCTGCGACGACGACATGGACGGCGACGGACTCGCGAACGAGGTCGACAATTGTCCATTGGACAGCTCGCTCGACCAGACCGACACCGATGGCGATCTCGACGGCGACATCTGCGACAACGACGACGACAATGACGGCGTTGCCGACGCGCAGGACGCGTTCCCGCTGGACCCGGCCTGGAGCGCCGATGAAGACGGCGACGGCATGGCGGACGCCTGGGAAACTGACAACGGCCTCGATCCGGCCGACGCCTCGGACGCGACGGCCGACCTGGACGGCGACGGCAAGAGCAACCTCGAGGAGTTCGAAACCGGTTCGGACGTTACTGTCGATGATGTTGCGCCTGAACTTACCGTGCAGGCAAACCAGGTCGTCGAGTCGATCGGTCCGTGGACGCAGGTAACGCTCGACGCCACCGCATCCGATGCGAAAGACGGCGCGCTGGAACCGTCGGCGGACCGGCATAGTCCGTTCCGGCCGGGCCGCCACATCGTCACCTGGACAGCAACGGATGCGGCCGGCAACTCGGCAAGTGCCGAGCAGACTGTCGATGTCATTCCGCAGGCCGGCTTCGTCGGTGACACGTTACTCGCGGCGGAGGGTGAGCAGACGGAGATCCTGGTCGCGCTGAACGGCGATGCCGTGAGCTACCCGGTCATCGTGCCTTACTCGCTCTCCGGCACCGCGACGGCGGGCAGCGACCACACGCTGGTGGCCGGCGAGGTCGTGATTGATGCCTCGAACGTCGGCGTCATCGCCTTCGAAACAATTGCCGACGGCGTGGTGGAAACAGAAGAAACACTGGTCGTGACACTTGGCACACCGACCAATGCTGTCAGGGCGAGCGCGAACCGCTTCGAGCTGCGCATTGCTGACGGTAACCTTGCCCCGGTACCGCGCATCGCTATCGAGCAGGACGGCTGGCGCGTCACGACGGTAATGCAGGACGGCCCGCCGGTAACGGTGAGTGTCGACCCGGTGGACCCGAACTCCGGCGACAGCCACAGTTTCGACTGGCGCGCGAGCGACAACACCCTTGTGCCGCAAGAAGGCTACGCGCAGGCGACGTTCACGTTTGATCCCGCGAATGTCGACGAGGGTGTTTACCGCCTGGCCGTCGACGTCACTGACGATGGCAACCCGGCGGCGAGCGCGCGGCAGGTTCGCTACCTGCGCGTCGTCGCGACGAGTCCAGCATTCGTGACTGGCCAGGACAGCGACGGTGACGGTATCGAGGACAGTGACGAGGGACTGCGAGACAGTAACGACAATGGCGTCAGTGACTATCTCGACCCGGAATTCGTCAGCCACCAGGTGTCGGCGCGGACGGGTGGATTGGGATTGCTGCAGGTCGCGGACGGTTACACGATTGCGCTCGGCCGGGTGGCATTTGCGTCGGGCGACGACGCGATGGTCTCGATGATGGACGTCGCAGAATTCGGCGACGATGGAGCGCCTGCGGCGAATGGCAACGACGACCGCTTCGGTTACGCCTCCGGCATATTCGACTTCCAGGTAAGCGGGCTGCCCGCGCCGGGCCATTTGGTCCGCATCGTCATTCCGCAATCCGCGCCGATCCCGTCCGATGCCGTCTACCGCAAGTTCACTGCGGGGCAGGGCTGGTCAACGTTTGAGAGCGACGCACTGAACAACGTCGCGTCTGCGCCCGGAGCGCCTGGCATCTGTCCTGCACCGGGCAGCAGCGCCTACACGCCGGGGCTCGCAAGGGGTCACCACTGCGTGCAGCTGACTATCGAAGACGGCGGACCGAACGATACTGACGGTACCGCGAACCGGGTGGTGCGCAATCCGGGCGGCGTTGCAACGCTTGCAGAAGGGACGGCCGTAGGCGCCGGGCCGCTCGACGTCCCGGACAAGACGGTGAGCGCCGGTGACACCGGCGTGATCATGCTGCGGTTCCGGCTGACCAGCAATACATCCGACGCGATGCTCGATGAGCTGACGCTCGAGGCGAGCGGCAGTGGCAACGACGCAAGCGACATCACGGCAGTCACACTGTGGGTGGACGGGAACAGTGACGGTGTCATCGGAGCCGGCGACTCGGAACTTGGTACCGGCACCTTTGCTGCGGACGATGGCGAGCTCAGCTTCACGCTTGCGACGCCTTACACGCTCGACGCCGGCGATACCGACTTCATTATCAGCTACGACTTCTGA
- a CDS encoding ECF-type sigma factor, with protein sequence MKETGQITQLLNRWTDGDAAAADELAPLVYDELHRCAERLFRRERAGHTLQPTALVHEAYGRLIGESVPWQDRAHFFALAARMMRRLLINHAEARRAEKRGGGELLVTLDENSVAAASSASELLDLDAALTALAAFDPRLAELVQLRYFGGLSIQEMELVTGRSSSTVKRDLRLGRAWLQNRLSR encoded by the coding sequence ATGAAAGAGACCGGGCAGATCACGCAGCTCCTGAACCGCTGGACGGACGGTGATGCCGCCGCGGCTGACGAGCTCGCGCCGCTGGTCTACGACGAGCTGCATCGATGTGCCGAGCGACTCTTTCGCAGGGAGCGGGCCGGCCACACGCTGCAGCCGACGGCGCTGGTGCACGAGGCCTACGGCAGGCTGATCGGTGAATCGGTTCCCTGGCAGGATCGCGCACATTTCTTTGCGCTGGCGGCGCGCATGATGCGGCGGCTGCTCATCAACCATGCAGAGGCGCGACGGGCAGAAAAGCGTGGCGGCGGCGAGCTGCTGGTTACGCTCGACGAGAACAGTGTGGCCGCGGCGTCCAGTGCCAGTGAGCTACTGGATCTCGACGCGGCGCTGACAGCACTGGCTGCCTTTGATCCGCGGCTCGCCGAGTTGGTGCAGCTCCGTTATTTCGGCGGTTTGTCGATCCAGGAAATGGAGCTGGTGACCGGGCGCTCGTCCAGCACGGTGAAACGCGATCTCCGGCTCGGCAGGGCCTGGCTGCAAAACCGGCTTTCGCGTTAG